The proteins below are encoded in one region of Podarcis raffonei isolate rPodRaf1 chromosome 6, rPodRaf1.pri, whole genome shotgun sequence:
- the NCOA6 gene encoding nuclear receptor coactivator 6 isoform X2, with translation MVWGDMPKLKDNHTSSYSSTMEDLDVDLDSGLEEDDIKHESPCEDSTIFVAFKGNLDDDDFKQKLDIILNNVPGLLHLESEKLKLKKVEPWNSVRVTFNIPREAAERLRLLAQNNNQQLRDLGILSVQIEGEGAINLSLAQNRGQDVRINGPIGQNNSVRMETGFPIPGNQGLIRINNPATVMMQQSGNVSSSMMTSAANTELQPRTPCPTSQSDSVDPLLSGLAIQQQNHPSGSVVPQLHSVQPVSVNRQINPANFQQMQPQQQLQPRPPQQHQQPQQGIRPSFTTPTQVPVSPGWNQVPSGIVQPPPSQGTMGTLTVNQGWKKGPLPGQMQQQLQVRPSLATVQTPSHPPPPYPFGSQQASQAHTNFPQMNNSGQFTAPQMKNLQGGPSRVPTPLQQPHLTNKSPASSPSSFQQGSPASSPTVNQAQQQMGPRPPQNNTLPQGFQQPINSPSRNPMVQQGNVPPNFMVMQQQNQGPQGLHPGLGGMPKRLPPGFPAGQANQNFMQSQVPSTAPGTPANSGTPQLQTSQSVQHTGGQGNGPPQNQMQVQHGPSNMMQTNLMGLHGNMSNQQTGTSGVPQVNMGNMQGQPPQGPQSQLMGMHQQIVSSQGQMVNIQPQGSLNPQNQMILSRAQLMPQGQMMVASQNQNLGPSQQRMTPPKQMIPQQGQQMMAAHNQMMGPQGQVLLQQNSMMEQMMTNQMQGNKQPFGAQSQSNVMTGPAQIMRGPTPNMQGNMVQFTGQMMAQQGPVNSNPSQVMGIQGQVLRPTGTNPHMSQQLGDTTTTTNSDVNLTQMLPDVSMQQGNMVPPHLQGMQGNNNTPGSHFAGHGMPFSTPFSGAQNGNQISCGQNPGFPVNKDVTITSPLLVNLLQSDISAGHFGVNSKPNNQNANKPKKKKPPRKKKNNQQVEQINASEPRPAGLEESDQPPLPGEQGYPAQPMEQRALQQIPPQLLQHGQQQQQQQPPTPQQTQSQQQQMMMMLMMQQDPKSVRLPVSQGVHQPRGPLNVDSQRMSMQQGGNMSVMVNLQGPGSVPQSPDKQRIPMPNNQPLVNSARKMVYPDNAQNPTSSPLGEVSSVPSVSEGNGPEVPLASGPQNNIAPHLVVSQNQLMMAGPKPGPSPMSAPQGTSPQQQSNSLTGPHPHHFQNVPTTSQTSRPKTPNRASPRPYYPQTPNNRPPSTEPSEISLSPERLNASIAGLFPPQINIPLPPRPHLNRGFDQQGLNPTTLKAIGQAPSNLAMNSQSSFVSPQAHKLDSMAINSGKQTNACGAKRASPSNSRRSSPGSSRKTTPSPGRQNSKATKLGLTSQQNPGLMQNIDLQRSMMVGPASLQMPTPGSFQNNGMIAAQNPAIPVSVMSGIPEDNKDGFSAPQESVCQNMQVAPVNKDQRNIELKGVPSQEIKILVHEEQQKREVPPIESNKLPSLEENKNLISPAMREAPTSLSQLLDNSGAPNVTIKPPGLTSLEVPPPVTYADEFKKIAAIPPPQQDPPSSKDSLCSLSLPANTEACSTQVQQDLGDINSSVSQNISPVIQRPVSSASISTSLPPNQITVFVTSNPITSSSNTPASLPSHLQSTLMPAVVTMPSVGNKVIASEGQTTVQSNARPQFITPVFINSSSIIQVMKGSQPSTIPATPMTSNSNLIPQSVAVVGPLHLSQNIKFSSGPAPPCSSSNTPISSIPTSRPVVINSLPSPIQLPSPSLMAPSSTSPHPSIQQVKDFNPEELSSQTSTSDSNAEATSQPGAVASPSGDQSPGSSINRRSPVSSTKGKGKVDRIGQFLLTKACKKVTDSVDKGDDQYGVEGEVEGQGKDISIINSLEMEQLPVELEDNMVASPGPTLLKQSTSGTGHLSASTTAAVSASVSLSLPGSTPSTNVLSVATTPVISDILTTIPSTNGNTCSLPAEQVGIGPEDEKTEDHHESPQNKASLSQTPIATPESSVQRTELEANSAIISGLVTNEPKESCEKAKTPSRRNSRTEESSAVQETVENGQRKRSSRPASASSTAKETNASVMQSKRRKSK, from the exons GGTTAATAAGAATAAACAATCCTGCAACAGTGATGATGCAGCAAAGTGGGAATGTATCATCATCTATGATGACGAGTGCAGCTAACACAGAGTTGCAACCTAGAACACCTTGTCCAACATCTCAGTCAG ATTCAGTGGATCCACTTTTGTCAGGGCTAGCTATCCAACAGCAAAATCATCCATCTGGATCTGTAGTGCCTCAGCTCCATTCAGTACAGCCAGTTTCTGTTAATAGGCAAATAAACCCAGCCAACTTTCAACAGATGCAACCACAGCAACAATTGCAGCCACGCCCTCCTCAACAGCACCAGCAACCACAACAGGGTATTCGTCCTTCGTTCACAACCCCAACTCAGGTTCCAGTTTCTCCTGGTTGGAACCAGGTGCCTTCTGGAATAGTTCAGCCTCCTCCGTCGCAAGGCACAATGGGCACATTGACAGTTAACCAGGGCTGGAAAAAGGGCCCTTTGCCTGGACAAATGCAGCAGCAACTCCAAGTCAGACCATCTTTGGCAACGGTACAAACACCCTCCCATCCTCCACCCCCATACCCTTTTGGAAGCCAACAAGCTTCTCAGGCACACACAAACTTTCCTCAGATGAACAACTCTGGCCAATTTACTGCTCCTCAGATGAAGAATCTTCAGGGAGGGCCTTCACGGGTCCCTACACCACTACAACAACCCCACCTGACCAACAAATCTcctgcctcctctccctcctcttttcaGCAAGGATCTCCTGCATCTTCCCCAACAGTTAACCAAGCACAGCAGCAGATGGGACCAAGGCCTCCCCAGAATAATACTCTCCCCCAGGGGTTCCAACAGCCTATTAATTCTCCTAGCCGTAATCCTATGGTACAGCAGGGGAATGTACCTCCAAACTTCATGGTAATGCAACAGCAAAACCAGGGTCCACAGGGCTTACATCCCGGGCTAGGAG GAATGCCCAAGCGTCTCCCACCTGGCTTTCCTGCAGGACAGGCAAATCAGAACTTCATGCAAAGTCAGGTGCCTTCTACAGCACCAGGGACACCTGCAAATAGTGGAACACCCCAATTGCAAACAAGTCAGAGTGTGCAGCACACAG GTGGTCAAGGAAATGGTCCTCCTCAGAATCAGATGCAAGTTCAACATGGCCCATCAAATATGATGCAGACCAACTTAATGGGTCTTCATGGAAATATGAGCAACCAGCAGACAGGTACCAGTGGAGTTCCACAAGTTAATATGGGCAACATGCAGGGACAGCCTCCACAAGGACCACAATCTCAGCTAATGGGGATGCACCAACAAATAGTGTCCTCCCAAGGACAGATGGTGAACATTCAGCCTCAGGGATCTCTAAATCCTCAAAACCAGATGATACTTTCTCGAGCTCAGCTCATGCCACAGGGCCAGATGATGGTAGCATCTCAGAACCAAAATCTTGGTCCATCACAACAAAGGATGACACCACCCAAGCAGATGATTCCCCAGCAAGGCCAACAGATGATGGCTGCACATAATCAGATGATGGGACCGCAAGGCCAGGTGTTGCTGCAGCAAAATTCAATGATGGAGCAGATGATGACCAATCAGatgcaaggaaataagcagccgtTCGGTGCTCAAAGCCAGTCCAATGTTATGACGGGGCCAGCTCAAATAATGAGAGGACCAACCCCCAATATGCAGGGAAACATGGTGCAATTCACAGGACAGATGATGGCCCAGCAAGGCCCTGTGAACAGCAATCCTTCTCAGGTTATGGGGATTCAAGGACAAGTTCTGAGACCCACAGGAACTAACCCTCACATGTCTCAGCAACTGGGTGATACCACCACTACTACAAACAGTGATGTGAACTTGACACAAATGCTACCTGATGTTTCTATGCAACAAGGAAACATGGTGCCTCCCCACTTGCAAGGGATGCAGGGAAACAACAATACACCAGGGAGCCATTTTGCTGGGCATGGAATGCCTTTTAGTACTCCTTTTAGTGGAGCTCAGAATGGGAATCAGATTTCCTGTGGACAAAATCCAGGTTTTCCTGTCAACAAGGATGTCACAATAACAAGCCCTTTGTTGGTAAACTTGCTGCAAAGTGATATATCTGCAGGACATTTTGGTGTGAACAGCAAACCGAACAATCAAAATGCCAATAAACCCAAGAagaagaaacctccaaggaagaagaaaaataatcagCAAGTAGAACAAATTAA TGCTTCAGAACCACGCCCGGCAGGCCTTGAAGAGTCAGATCAGCCACCATTACCAGGAGAGCAAG GCTACCCAGCCCAGCCAATGGAACAAAGAGCTCTTCAGCAAATACCTCCTCAGCTTTTGCAGcatggacaacagcagcagcagcagcagccacccacACCTCAACAGACACAGTCTCAGCAgcaacagatgatgatgatgctcatGATGCAGCAAGACCCTAAATCTGTCAGGCTTCCTGTTTCCCAAGGTGTCCATCAACCTAGAGGCCCTCTGAATGTAGACTCACAAAGAATGTCAATGCAGCAGGGGGGCAACATGTCGGTGATGGTTAATCTTCAAGGTCCTGGTTCAGTGCCTCAATCTCCTGACAAGCAAAGGATCCCAATGCCAAACAACCAGCCTCTTGTGAACAGTGCACGAAAGATGGTTTACCCAGATAATGCACAGAATCCAACCAGCTCTCCACTGGGAGAAGTTTCATCAGTGCCCTCTGTTTCAGAAGGAAATGGGCCTGAAGTCCCTTTAGCATCTGGGCCTCAAAATAATATAGCACCCCACTTAGTAGTTTCACAAAACCAATTAATGATGGCAGGGCCAAAACCTGGACCTTCTCCAATGTCAGCTCCCCAAGGTACAAGCCCTCAGCAGCAGTCTAATTCTCTTACTGGCCCTCACCCGCATCATTTTCAGAATGTTCCTACCACATCACAAACATCGAGACCCAAAACTCCAAACAGGGCAAGTCCGAGACCATACTATCCACAGACTCCCAATAACCGTCCACCAAGCACAGAGCCATCAGAAATAAGTTTGTCTCCAGAGAGGCTCAATGCTTCTATTGCAGGCCTTTTTCCTCCTCAGATTAATATTCCTTTGCCTCCCAGGCCCCATCTTAATAGAGGATTTGATCAGCAGGGTCTTAATCCAACCACTTTGAAGGCTATTGGGCAAGCACCCTCAAATCTTGCAATGAATAGCCAATCAAGTTTTGTTTCACCACAAGCACATAAGTTGGACTCCATGGCTATTAATTCAGGAAAGCAAACCAATGCTTGTGGGGCAAAGCGAGCCAGTCCAAGTAACAGCAGAAGGTCCAGTCCTGGATCCAGTAGGAAAACAACACCAAGCCCTGGGAGGCAGAACTCAAAAGCAACCAAGTTAGGTTTGACATCTCAGCAGAATCCAGGGCTCATGCAAAACATAGATTTACAAAGAAGTATGATGGTCGGTCCAGCCTCTTTGCAAATGCCTACGCCTGGAAGTTTTCAGAATAATGGTATGATAGCTGCCCAGAATCCTGCAATCCCTGTATCAGTCATGAGTGGTATTCCTGAGGATAATAAAGATGGCTTTAGcgccccccaagagagtgtgtGCCAGAATATGCAGGTTGCCCCAGTGAACAAAGATCAGCGCAACATTGAGCTGAAAGGCGTTCCCAGCCAAGAAATTAAAATACTGGTCCATGAAGAGCAACAGAAGAGGGAGGTCCCTCCTATAGAATCCAACAAGCTTCCCAGTCTGGAAGAAAACAAGAATCTTATCTCTCCAGCTATGCGGGAGGCACCAACATCCTTAAGTCAACTTCTTGACAATTCTGGGGCTCCTAATGTTACCATTAAACCTCCTGGTCTCACTAGCCTTGAAGTGCCTCCACCAGTGACTTATGCAGATGAATTCAAAAAGATTGCTGCCATTCCTCCTCCCCAACAGGACCCTCCTTCTAGTAAAGACTCTCTCTGTTCCCTAAGTTTACCTGCAAATACTGAAGCCTGTTCAACTCAAGTGCAACAAGATCTGGGTGACATAAATTCAAGTGTTTCCCAGAATATTTCTCCAGTAATACAGAGGCCTGTTAGCTCTGCTTCTATTTCTACATCACTCCCACCCAATCAGATAACAGTATTTGTAACTTCCAACCCTATTACATCATCATCTAACACGCCTGCATCATTGCCCTCTCATCTACAGTCTACATTAATGCCTGCTGTCGTCACCATGCCTAGTGTTGGCAATAAAGTTATTGCTTCTGAAGGACAAACAACAGTTCAGTCCAATGCTCGGCCTCAGTTCATTACGCCAGTTTTTATAAATTCATCCTCAATAATTCAGGTTATGAAAGGATCCCAGCCAAGTACAATTCCTGCAACCCCAATGACTTCTAATTCTAATTTAATACCACAGTCTGTTGCAGTTGTTGGCCCTTTGCATTTGTCCCAGAATATAAAATTCTCATCAGGGCCTGCTCCTCCTTGCTCGTCTTCTAATACTCCAATCTCAAGTATACCAACAAGTCGGCCAGTGGTTATTAATTCATTGCCATCTCCTATTCAGCTTCCTTCTCCCTCATTAATGGCTCCTTCAAGCACTTCTCCACATCCTTCCATTCAGCAAGTCAAAGATTTCAACCCAGAGGAGTTAAGTTCTCAGACGTCAACATCTGACTCAAATGCTGAAGCAACCTCACAGCCTGGAGCTGTGGCCTCCCCATCTGGTGATCAGAGCCCTGGATCTTCCATCAACAGACGAAGTCCAGTTTCATCTacaaagggaaaagggaaggTGGACAGAATTGGTCAGTTTTTGCTGACCAAAGCATGCAAGAAAGTCACAGACTCAGTTGACAAAGGGGATGATCAATACGGTGTGGAAGGAGAAGTGGAAGGTCAAGGAAAAGACATTTCAATCATCAACAGTCTGGAAATGGAACAGTTACCAGTAGAACTAGAAGACAATATGGTGGCCTCTCCGGGTCCCACTCTTTTGAAACAAAGCACTTCCGGAACTGGCCATTTAAGTGCTAGTACTACTGCCGCTGTTTCTGCCTCTGTATCTCTAAGCTTACCAGGTAGCACCCCTTCCACTAACGTTCTTTCAGTTGCAACCACTCCAGTGATCTCTGACATCCTAACCACAATTCCAAGCACTAATGGTAACACCTGCAGTTTACCTGCGGAGCAGGTTGGGATTGGACCAGAAGATGAGAAAACAGAAGACCATCATGAATCGCCACAGAATAAGG CCTCTTTATCCCAGACTCCAATTGCAACACCAGAAAGTAGTGTTCAAAGAACAG AACTGGAAGCAAATTCTGCAATTATTTCTGGCCTGGTTAC AAATGAGCCGAAGGAGAGCTGTGAAAAGGCTAAAACTCCGAgcagaagaaattcaaggacgGAGGAATCTTCAGCAGTGCAGGAGACTGTAGAGAATGGGCAGCGCAAGAGGTCCTCCAGACCAGCATCGGCATCCAGCACTGCAAAAG AAACAAATGCAAGTGTTATGCagtcaaaaagaagaaaatccaaatGA